The following proteins are co-located in the Bradyrhizobium sp. AZCC 2176 genome:
- a CDS encoding autotransporter outer membrane beta-barrel domain-containing protein, with the protein MRCLSRLSRARKIGIGRACVRLAAIAFVLVGIMSAAQAQSPTPTPTPSPTPSPTPTVINSTVSSGAAVTNLGNNFLERLGNQSSNGFNRLQRTNPGGGGASESTEAPRYRTWFEGYGNSTKNGAVGDFVGDSRKTWGGVAGVGARVAPGINIGLSIDQSRSAIDIPLALQSAAIDLTQIGFTASVDSGPWTWASAVVHGFGHINSRRDTGLGLAAAGYSAKLDGVLSEISYYWTKDQGRIVPKAAFEYVRAQTGALQEIGGLDPVMATGATVQRARLLIGAEIGHYWIFDGKIFDLSGYGKFVDNVVQNFSDITVSQGVQSITFQGIGESQYGADAGASASLSLTNSARLYVNYDAKFRNLMQSHQGTVGVELKW; encoded by the coding sequence ATGCGCTGCTTATCGCGGCTTTCGCGGGCACGAAAAATCGGCATCGGCCGTGCGTGCGTGCGGTTGGCTGCGATTGCGTTCGTTCTCGTCGGCATCATGTCTGCCGCGCAGGCGCAATCGCCGACACCTACCCCGACGCCTTCACCTACTCCAAGCCCGACGCCTACGGTGATTAACTCGACGGTGTCGTCGGGCGCGGCGGTGACCAATCTTGGCAACAATTTCCTGGAACGGCTGGGCAATCAGTCGAGCAACGGCTTCAACCGCCTGCAGCGGACCAATCCGGGCGGCGGCGGCGCCTCCGAGAGCACCGAAGCGCCGCGTTACCGGACCTGGTTCGAAGGCTACGGGAACTCGACCAAGAACGGCGCAGTCGGCGATTTCGTCGGCGACAGCAGAAAGACCTGGGGCGGTGTGGCCGGGGTCGGCGCGCGGGTGGCGCCGGGCATCAATATCGGATTGTCGATCGACCAAAGCCGCTCCGCGATCGATATTCCGCTGGCACTGCAGTCGGCGGCAATCGACCTGACCCAGATCGGTTTCACCGCTTCCGTCGACAGCGGGCCGTGGACTTGGGCGAGCGCGGTGGTGCACGGTTTCGGCCACATCAATTCGCGCCGCGACACTGGCCTCGGTCTTGCGGCCGCCGGATACAGTGCGAAGCTCGACGGCGTCCTGAGCGAGATCAGCTATTACTGGACCAAGGACCAGGGCCGCATCGTGCCCAAGGCCGCGTTCGAATATGTCCGCGCCCAGACCGGGGCGCTCCAGGAGATCGGTGGCCTCGACCCGGTGATGGCGACGGGCGCTACCGTGCAGCGTGCACGCCTGCTGATCGGCGCGGAGATCGGCCATTACTGGATCTTCGATGGCAAGATCTTCGACCTGTCGGGCTACGGCAAGTTCGTCGACAATGTCGTGCAGAATTTCTCCGACATCACCGTCAGCCAGGGCGTGCAGAGTATTACGTTCCAGGGTATCGGCGAGAGCCAGTACGGCGCCGATGCCGGCGCCTCGGCGTCGCTGAGCCTGACCAATTCCGCGCGGCTCTACGTCAACTACGACGCCAAATTCCGCAACTTGATGCAGTCGCATCAGGGCACGGTGGGGGTGGAGTTGAAGTGGTAG
- the aspS gene encoding aspartate--tRNA ligase, giving the protein MHRYRSHTCGALRDSDIGQTARLSGWCHRIRDHGGVLFIDLRDHYGITQCVADPDSPAFKEVEKFRSEWVVRIDGKVRRRPDGTDNPELPTGMVEVYVSEIEVLGPAAELPLPVFGEQEYPEDIRLKYRFLDLRREKLHQNIMTRGAIVDSMRKRMKEQGFFEFQTPILTASSPEGARDFLVPSRIHPGKFYALPQAPQQYKQLLMMSGFDRYFQIAPCFRDEDPRADRLPGEFYQLDVEMSFVTQEDVFAAMEPVITGVFEDFAKGRPVTKGWRRIPFAESLRKYGTDKPDLRNPIEMQDVSEHFRGSGFKVFARMLEDPKNQVWAIPGVGGGSRAFCDRMNSWAQGEGQPGLGYIMWREGGEGAGPLANNIGAERTAAIRTQLGLKEGDAAFFVAGDPEKFWKFSGLARTKVAEELNLIDKDRFELAWIVDFPMYEYNEEDKKVDFSHNPFSMPQGGLNALQTQDPLTIKAFQYDITCNGYEIASGGIRNHRPEAMVKAFEIAGYGEKDVVERFGGMYRAFQYGAPPHGGMAAGVDRIVMLLCGTTNLREISLFPMNQQAVDLLMGAPSEVTTKQLRELHIRLNLPDKG; this is encoded by the coding sequence ATGCATCGCTACCGGTCACATACATGCGGCGCGCTCCGCGACAGCGACATCGGCCAGACCGCCCGTCTTTCCGGCTGGTGCCACCGCATCCGCGACCATGGCGGCGTGCTGTTCATTGATCTGCGCGACCATTACGGCATCACGCAATGCGTGGCGGACCCGGACTCGCCGGCATTCAAGGAAGTGGAAAAGTTCCGCTCGGAATGGGTGGTGCGGATCGACGGCAAGGTGCGCCGCCGGCCCGATGGCACCGACAATCCGGAACTGCCGACCGGCATGGTCGAAGTCTATGTCAGCGAGATCGAGGTGCTGGGGCCTGCGGCCGAGCTGCCGCTGCCGGTGTTCGGCGAGCAGGAATATCCCGAAGACATCAGGCTCAAGTACCGGTTCCTCGACCTCCGTCGCGAGAAGCTGCACCAGAACATCATGACCCGCGGCGCCATTGTCGATTCCATGCGCAAGCGGATGAAGGAGCAGGGCTTCTTCGAGTTCCAGACCCCGATCCTGACGGCGTCCTCGCCGGAAGGCGCCCGCGACTTTCTGGTGCCGTCACGCATTCATCCCGGCAAGTTCTACGCGCTGCCGCAGGCGCCGCAGCAGTACAAGCAGCTCCTGATGATGTCGGGCTTCGACCGCTATTTCCAGATCGCGCCATGCTTCCGCGACGAGGATCCGCGCGCCGACCGTCTGCCTGGCGAATTTTACCAGCTCGACGTTGAGATGAGCTTTGTCACGCAAGAAGATGTTTTTGCGGCGATGGAGCCTGTCATCACCGGTGTGTTCGAGGATTTCGCCAAGGGCAGGCCCGTGACCAAGGGCTGGCGGCGGATTCCCTTTGCGGAGTCTCTGCGCAAATACGGCACCGACAAGCCGGATCTGCGCAACCCGATCGAGATGCAGGACGTCTCCGAGCATTTCCGCGGCTCCGGCTTCAAGGTGTTCGCGCGGATGCTGGAAGACCCGAAGAACCAGGTCTGGGCGATCCCCGGTGTGGGCGGCGGTTCACGCGCCTTCTGTGACCGCATGAACTCATGGGCGCAGGGCGAAGGCCAGCCCGGCCTCGGCTACATCATGTGGCGCGAGGGCGGCGAGGGCGCAGGTCCCTTGGCCAACAACATCGGCGCGGAGCGGACGGCGGCAATCCGCACGCAACTTGGCTTGAAGGAGGGCGACGCCGCCTTCTTTGTCGCCGGTGACCCGGAAAAATTCTGGAAGTTTTCGGGGCTCGCCCGCACCAAGGTGGCCGAGGAATTGAACCTGATCGACAAGGACCGGTTCGAACTCGCCTGGATCGTTGACTTCCCGATGTATGAGTACAACGAGGAAGACAAGAAGGTCGACTTCTCGCACAACCCGTTCTCGATGCCGCAGGGGGGCCTCAACGCGTTGCAGACGCAGGACCCGCTGACCATCAAGGCGTTCCAGTACGACATCACCTGCAACGGCTACGAGATCGCCTCCGGCGGTATCCGCAATCACCGCCCTGAGGCGATGGTGAAGGCGTTCGAGATCGCGGGCTATGGCGAAAAGGATGTCGTCGAGCGGTTCGGCGGCATGTATCGCGCGTTCCAGTACGGCGCCCCGCCGCATGGCGGCATGGCGGCCGGCGTCGACCGCATTGTGATGCTGCTCTGCGGCACCACGAACCTGCGCGAAATCTCGCTGTTCCCGATGAACCAGCAGGCCGTGGACCTGCTGATGGGCGCGCCCTCGGAAGTCACGACCAAGCAGCTCCGTGAACTCCACATCCGGCTCAACCTGCCGGACAAGGGGTAG
- a CDS encoding glutathione S-transferase family protein, translated as MITLYGSGPNFGLPDASPFVTKAETLLRMSKLPFEKALMSFSKAPKGKIPYIEDDGQLLGDSTLIRWHLEKKYGIDFDQGLTAEQLAISWAFEKMAEDNLYWASVYFRWMIDDNFRKGPVSFFKGVPAPVRPVVASMVRRRLRKTLHGQGIGRHSADEITAIGIRSIDAMAAYLGDKPFFMGSAPAGIDATMFAFAVSAICPLFESDLQRAAASHDSLRRYVGRMTARFYPELGEIAGCRAAA; from the coding sequence ATGATCACGCTCTATGGCTCCGGACCCAATTTCGGTCTTCCCGACGCAAGCCCGTTCGTGACCAAGGCCGAGACCTTGTTGCGGATGTCGAAACTCCCGTTCGAAAAGGCGCTGATGAGCTTTTCGAAGGCGCCCAAGGGGAAGATCCCCTACATCGAGGACGACGGCCAGTTGCTCGGCGACTCCACGCTGATCCGCTGGCACCTCGAGAAGAAATACGGCATCGACTTCGATCAGGGCCTCACCGCCGAGCAGCTCGCCATCTCCTGGGCGTTCGAGAAAATGGCGGAGGATAATTTATACTGGGCCAGCGTCTATTTCCGCTGGATGATCGACGACAATTTCCGCAAAGGGCCGGTCAGTTTCTTCAAGGGGGTCCCTGCGCCGGTCCGGCCCGTCGTCGCCTCAATGGTTCGCCGCCGCCTGCGCAAGACGTTGCACGGGCAGGGGATCGGCCGTCACTCCGCCGACGAGATCACCGCGATCGGAATCCGCTCGATCGACGCGATGGCGGCCTATCTCGGCGACAAGCCGTTCTTCATGGGTAGCGCGCCCGCCGGCATCGATGCGACAATGTTTGCCTTCGCGGTCAGTGCGATTTGTCCGCTGTTCGAGTCGGATCTGCAGCGGGCGGCCGCAAGCCATGACAGTTTGCGGCGGTATGTCGGCCGGATGACCGCGCGGTTCTATCCGGAACTCGGCGAAATCGCCGGTTGCCGGGCCGCGGCTTGA
- the purM gene encoding phosphoribosylformylglycinamidine cyclo-ligase, which translates to MIDRKNGLTYADSGVDIEAGNRLVDLIKPMVRATARAGADAEIGGFGGLFDLKAAGFKDPVLVAATDGVGTKVKIAIETGLHGGIGIDLVAMSVNDLVVQGAEPLFFLDYFACGKLDPQAAAAIVAGVAEGCRESGCALIGGETAEMPGLYKDGDYDLAGFAVGAAERGTLLPSADIAVGDAVVGLASSGVHSNGFSLVRKIVENSRLTFDAPAPFSPVMTLGGALLVPTRLYVKSCLRAIRETGAIKGLAHITGGGFTDNIPRVLPKHLGVGIDLARLPVLPVFKWLAEQGGIAELELLRTFNCGIGMIAIVKPDAIEQVTQVLTESGETVALLGEVIPAAGEHRVVYNGHLDLAQ; encoded by the coding sequence ATGATCGACCGCAAAAACGGGCTCACTTACGCGGATTCGGGCGTCGATATCGAGGCGGGCAACCGCTTGGTCGATCTCATCAAGCCGATGGTCCGCGCCACCGCCCGGGCGGGCGCAGACGCTGAAATCGGCGGATTCGGTGGCCTGTTCGACCTCAAGGCGGCGGGTTTCAAGGATCCGGTGCTGGTGGCGGCGACCGACGGCGTCGGCACCAAGGTCAAGATCGCGATCGAAACCGGCCTGCATGGCGGCATCGGCATCGACCTGGTGGCGATGTCGGTCAACGACCTCGTGGTGCAGGGCGCGGAACCGCTGTTCTTCCTCGACTATTTTGCCTGCGGCAAGCTCGACCCCCAGGCGGCCGCGGCCATTGTGGCCGGCGTCGCCGAGGGCTGCCGGGAATCCGGCTGCGCCCTGATCGGCGGCGAGACCGCCGAAATGCCGGGCCTTTACAAGGACGGCGATTACGACCTCGCGGGCTTTGCGGTCGGAGCCGCCGAGCGCGGCACGCTGCTGCCGAGCGCGGACATCGCAGTGGGCGACGCCGTGGTCGGGTTGGCCTCGTCGGGCGTGCATTCCAATGGCTTCTCGTTGGTCCGCAAGATCGTGGAAAACTCGCGCCTCACCTTCGATGCACCGGCGCCGTTCTCGCCGGTGATGACGTTGGGGGGCGCGCTGCTGGTGCCGACGCGGCTCTATGTGAAGTCCTGCCTGCGCGCGATTCGCGAGACCGGCGCGATCAAGGGCCTCGCCCATATCACCGGCGGCGGCTTCACCGACAACATTCCGCGCGTGCTGCCAAAGCATCTCGGCGTCGGCATCGACCTGGCGCGGCTGCCGGTGCTGCCAGTGTTCAAATGGCTGGCGGAGCAAGGCGGCATCGCCGAACTCGAATTGTTGCGCACCTTCAACTGCGGCATTGGTATGATCGCGATCGTCAAGCCGGATGCGATCGAGCAGGTGACGCAGGTGCTGACCGAAAGCGGCGAGACCGTCGCCCTGCTCGGCGAAGTGATCCCGGCGGCGGGCGAACATCGCGTGGTCTACAACGGTCACCTTGATCTCGCGCAATGA
- a CDS encoding cold-shock protein: MHKGSVKWFNPTKGYGFIKPAGGEKDVFVHISAVERAGLTTLNENQHIEYDLVENRGKTSAENLKVT, translated from the coding sequence ATGCACAAGGGCAGCGTCAAGTGGTTCAACCCCACCAAGGGGTATGGGTTCATCAAGCCGGCGGGCGGCGAAAAGGACGTATTCGTCCACATCTCGGCCGTCGAGCGTGCGGGGCTCACCACTCTCAACGAGAACCAGCACATTGAGTACGACCTCGTCGAAAACCGCGGCAAGACATCCGCGGAAAACCTCAAAGTCACCTAG
- the purN gene encoding phosphoribosylglycinamide formyltransferase, which yields MKRRVAILISGRGSNMAALIDAAKAVDFPAEIVAVISNRADAAGLERAAASGIPTRVIESKPFGKDRAGFEAVLQRELEEKQVELICLGGFMRLFTAEFVRRWYGRMLNIHPSLLPSFPGLDPHGQALQAGVKISGATVHFVIPETDAGPIIMQGAVTVADGDTAETLSQRILGIEHRIYPEALRLLASGKLRLEGDICKFADSADRDGTLISPRTI from the coding sequence ATGAAGCGCCGTGTCGCCATCCTGATTTCCGGGCGCGGCTCGAACATGGCCGCGCTGATCGATGCGGCGAAGGCTGTGGATTTTCCGGCCGAGATCGTCGCCGTCATTTCCAATCGGGCCGATGCGGCCGGGCTGGAGAGGGCAGCCGCGAGCGGCATCCCGACCAGGGTCATCGAGAGCAAGCCGTTCGGCAAGGATCGCGCCGGCTTCGAAGCCGTCCTGCAGCGGGAGCTGGAGGAAAAGCAGGTCGAGCTGATTTGCCTTGGCGGATTCATGCGGCTGTTCACCGCTGAATTCGTGCGGCGCTGGTACGGCAGGATGCTCAACATTCACCCGTCGCTGCTGCCATCCTTTCCCGGCCTCGATCCGCACGGCCAGGCCTTGCAGGCCGGGGTGAAGATCTCGGGCGCGACCGTGCACTTCGTGATTCCGGAAACCGACGCCGGGCCAATCATAATGCAGGGCGCGGTCACGGTGGCCGATGGCGACACGGCCGAGACGCTGTCGCAGCGCATTCTCGGCATCGAGCATCGCATCTACCCCGAGGCGCTGCGTTTGCTTGCGAGCGGCAAGCTTCGCCTCGAAGGCGACATATGCAAGTTCGCCGACAGCGCCGACCGCGACGGCACCCTGATTTCGCCGCGGACGATCTGA
- a CDS encoding chromosomal replication initiator DnaA yields MAVRVQPRQLAFALPHAESVTRDNFLEGPANEAALSLIESWPDWPNRIMLLVGPEGSGKSHLAAIWAEQAGARATSAHALDPAAVPGALATGALVIEDLRPADFDERAMFHLLNLAREDGAFVLITGRIPPVAFEIELRDLRSRLRAAPVVSLLPPDDLLFRGLIIKFCADRQLSIDETVVSYLASRIERSYAAARQAVELLDTEALRLGRPVTRALAAELLRDA; encoded by the coding sequence GTGGCAGTCCGCGTTCAACCTCGTCAGCTAGCCTTTGCGCTGCCGCATGCGGAAAGCGTGACCCGCGACAATTTCCTGGAAGGGCCGGCAAATGAAGCCGCGCTCTCGCTGATCGAAAGCTGGCCCGACTGGCCGAACCGCATCATGCTGCTGGTCGGACCTGAGGGCTCCGGCAAAAGCCATCTCGCCGCGATCTGGGCCGAACAGGCCGGCGCGCGCGCGACATCGGCCCACGCGCTTGATCCCGCCGCCGTACCCGGCGCGCTCGCCACCGGCGCACTGGTGATCGAAGATTTGAGACCGGCCGATTTCGACGAACGCGCGATGTTTCACCTCCTGAACCTGGCGCGCGAGGACGGAGCCTTCGTCCTGATCACGGGGCGCATACCGCCTGTGGCGTTCGAGATCGAACTGCGCGATCTCAGGTCGCGGCTGCGCGCCGCACCCGTCGTGTCGCTATTGCCGCCCGACGACCTCCTGTTTCGCGGCCTGATCATCAAATTCTGCGCGGACCGCCAACTGAGCATCGACGAGACGGTGGTAAGCTACCTCGCGAGCCGGATCGAGCGCTCCTATGCCGCCGCCCGTCAGGCAGTAGAACTCCTGGATACCGAAGCGCTGCGGCTCGGCCGGCCGGTAACCCGGGCGCTGGCCGCGGAACTGCTGCGCGACGCCTGA
- the rnd gene encoding ribonuclease D: MDLITTTSDLAAACSRLAQHKVITVDTEFLRETTYYPLLCVVQMASAEEAVVIDTLAPGIDLKPFFDLMGNEAVLKVFHAARQDIEIVWHQSGTIPHPIFDTQVAAMVLGYGDSIAYDQLVERVTGHRPDKTHRFTDWSRRPLTPEQMHYAVSDVTHLRDVFAALDADLKKRGRNDWVSEEMEVLTSPRTYDFHPERAWERLKTRVRKPKELAVLMEVAAWREQEAQSRDVPRSRVLKDDAVGDIATHAPTSLERLASLRSLPKGFDRSKWGADIIAAVQRGLARDPHTLPKIEKPRGNSNGAATVELLKVLLRMTSERHAVASKVIATVDDLDQIAADDHADVAALHGWRRELFGEAALALKHGRLALAIEKGRVVRVDRA, from the coding sequence ATGGATCTGATTACGACCACTTCCGACCTCGCCGCCGCCTGCTCACGGCTCGCCCAGCATAAGGTCATCACCGTCGACACCGAGTTCCTGCGGGAGACGACCTACTACCCCCTGCTCTGCGTCGTGCAGATGGCGAGCGCGGAGGAAGCCGTCGTGATCGACACGCTGGCGCCTGGCATCGACCTCAAACCATTCTTCGACCTGATGGGGAACGAAGCGGTGCTGAAGGTGTTTCACGCCGCCCGCCAGGACATCGAGATCGTCTGGCACCAGTCCGGCACCATTCCGCATCCGATCTTCGATACGCAGGTCGCGGCGATGGTGCTGGGTTATGGCGACAGCATCGCCTATGACCAGCTTGTCGAGCGCGTCACCGGTCACCGGCCGGACAAGACCCACCGCTTCACCGATTGGTCGCGCCGGCCGCTGACGCCCGAACAGATGCATTACGCGGTCTCCGACGTCACCCATTTGCGCGACGTCTTTGCAGCACTCGATGCCGACCTGAAGAAGCGCGGCCGCAACGACTGGGTCAGCGAGGAAATGGAAGTCCTGACCTCACCCAGGACCTACGATTTCCACCCCGAGCGCGCCTGGGAGCGGCTGAAGACGCGCGTGCGCAAGCCGAAGGAACTCGCGGTGCTGATGGAAGTCGCGGCCTGGCGCGAGCAGGAAGCGCAAAGCCGCGATGTGCCGCGCTCGCGCGTGCTCAAGGATGATGCGGTCGGCGACATCGCCACCCACGCGCCGACCTCACTGGAGCGGCTCGCCAGTCTGCGCTCGCTGCCTAAGGGCTTCGACCGCTCGAAATGGGGCGCCGATATCATCGCCGCCGTGCAGCGCGGCCTCGCCCGTGATCCCCATACGCTGCCAAAAATCGAAAAGCCGCGCGGCAACTCCAACGGGGCTGCGACCGTCGAGCTCCTGAAAGTGCTGCTGCGGATGACATCGGAGCGCCACGCCGTCGCGAGCAAAGTGATCGCCACCGTCGACGACCTCGACCAGATCGCCGCCGACGACCACGCTGACGTCGCCGCCCTGCATGGCTGGCGCCGCGAATTGTTCGGCGAAGCGGCGCTGGCGCTGAAACACGGCAGGCTGGCGCTCGCGATCGAAAAAGGCCGCGTCGTCAGGGTGGATCGGGCTTAG
- a CDS encoding CDP-alcohol phosphatidyltransferase family protein: MSIPNIITLGRIILVPVIVWAIVSSQMEIAFAIFVIAGVSDAVDGFLAKRFNMSSELGALLDPLADKALLVSIFVALGIWGAVPRWLVILVVSRDIMIVAAVIVSWLFDKPIPMKPLMVSKLNTVAQVAFAALVLASLGFNFKPAPYDVILMGFVTVFTLVSVSLYLVEWVRHMSTIEAR, from the coding sequence TTGAGCATTCCGAATATCATTACGCTGGGCCGCATCATTCTGGTGCCGGTCATCGTGTGGGCGATCGTTTCCAGCCAGATGGAGATCGCCTTCGCGATCTTCGTCATTGCCGGGGTCAGCGACGCCGTCGACGGCTTTCTCGCCAAGCGGTTCAACATGTCGAGTGAGTTGGGCGCCCTGCTCGACCCGCTCGCCGACAAGGCCCTGCTGGTGTCGATCTTCGTGGCACTCGGCATCTGGGGCGCGGTTCCGCGCTGGCTCGTCATTCTTGTGGTGTCGCGCGACATCATGATCGTCGCGGCCGTGATCGTCTCATGGCTGTTCGACAAGCCTATACCGATGAAACCGCTGATGGTGTCGAAGCTCAATACGGTGGCGCAGGTAGCGTTCGCGGCGCTGGTGCTGGCTTCGCTCGGTTTCAATTTCAAGCCGGCACCCTATGACGTCATCCTGATGGGTTTTGTTACGGTCTTTACATTGGTTTCCGTCTCGCTCTATCTCGTCGAGTGGGTGCGGCACATGAGCACGATCGAAGCGCGCTAG
- a CDS encoding protein adenylyltransferase SelO, whose amino-acid sequence MTVHFPFQNTYSALPASFFARVAPTPVASPRLVKLNRALAVQLGLDPDVLESPEGAEILAGKRLPDGADPIAMAYAGHQFGQFVPQLGDGRAILLGEVIDKDGIRRDIQLKGSGPTPFSRRGDGRAALGPVLREYIVSEAMFALGIPTTRSLAAVITGESVMRETMLPGAVLTRVAASHIRVGTFQFFAARGDTDGVRALADHVIARHYPEIAGAERPYHALLERVVARQADLVARWLLVGFIHGVMNTDNTSISGETIDYGPCAFMDEYNPAQVFSSIDELGRYAYANQPRIALWNLTRLAECLLPLFADDQDKAIEQAQLILGEFAEKFTAAYQAGLRKKIGLFTVRDGDEALVQDLLDAMAKNTADFTLTFRRLSDAAADADDDSVRAQFTDPTAFDEWATRWHQRLADEPQSAAERQAAMRAVNPAFIPRNHRVEAVIAAAVNNDYAPFEELLTVLSKPYEDQPAYIAYTEPPLPDQRVLRTFCGT is encoded by the coding sequence ATGACCGTCCATTTCCCGTTCCAGAACACCTATTCGGCCCTGCCGGCGAGCTTTTTCGCCCGCGTGGCCCCGACGCCCGTAGCCAGCCCGCGGCTGGTCAAGCTGAACCGGGCCCTGGCCGTCCAACTCGGCCTTGATCCTGACGTGCTGGAGAGCCCGGAAGGGGCCGAAATCCTCGCCGGAAAGCGCCTGCCCGACGGCGCCGACCCGATCGCGATGGCCTATGCCGGCCACCAGTTCGGCCAGTTCGTACCCCAGCTCGGCGACGGCCGGGCCATCCTGCTCGGCGAGGTCATCGATAAGGATGGCATCCGCCGCGACATCCAGCTCAAGGGAAGTGGCCCGACGCCATTCTCGCGCCGGGGCGACGGCCGCGCCGCGCTCGGCCCGGTCTTGCGAGAATACATCGTCAGCGAAGCGATGTTTGCGCTCGGCATCCCCACCACCCGATCGCTGGCCGCCGTGATCACCGGCGAGAGCGTCATGCGTGAGACCATGCTGCCGGGCGCGGTGCTGACCCGCGTGGCCGCAAGCCATATCCGCGTCGGCACCTTCCAGTTCTTTGCCGCGCGCGGCGACACCGATGGCGTGCGAGCGCTCGCCGACCACGTCATCGCCAGGCACTACCCTGAGATCGCCGGCGCCGAGCGTCCCTATCACGCGCTGCTCGAACGCGTCGTCGCCCGCCAGGCCGATCTTGTGGCGCGCTGGCTTCTGGTCGGCTTCATTCATGGCGTCATGAACACCGACAACACGTCCATCTCGGGCGAGACCATCGACTACGGCCCCTGCGCTTTCATGGACGAGTATAACCCCGCGCAAGTGTTCTCCTCGATCGACGAGTTGGGCCGCTACGCCTACGCCAACCAGCCGCGCATCGCACTGTGGAACCTGACACGGCTCGCCGAATGCCTGCTGCCGCTGTTTGCCGACGACCAGGACAAGGCGATCGAACAGGCGCAACTCATCCTCGGCGAATTCGCCGAAAAATTCACCGCCGCCTATCAGGCCGGCCTGCGCAAGAAGATCGGCCTGTTTACCGTTCGCGACGGTGACGAAGCGCTGGTGCAGGATCTGCTCGACGCCATGGCGAAGAACACGGCCGACTTTACCCTCACCTTCCGCCGCCTGAGCGATGCCGCTGCAGATGCCGATGACGACAGCGTCAGGGCGCAGTTCACCGATCCCACGGCCTTCGATGAATGGGCTACACGCTGGCACCAACGCCTCGCCGACGAACCGCAGTCTGCCGCCGAACGGCAGGCCGCAATGCGCGCGGTCAATCCAGCCTTCATCCCGCGCAACCACCGCGTCGAAGCCGTGATCGCGGCCGCCGTGAACAACGACTACGCGCCGTTCGAGGAATTGCTGACGGTGCTGTCGAAGCCGTATGAGGATCAGCCGGCTTACATCGCTTACACAGAGCCGCCGCTCCCCGACCAGCGCGTGCTACGCACGTTCTGCGGAACGTAG